DNA from Bacteroidota bacterium:
CGGGCGGCACCTCTGGCTCCGCGCCACCGGCTCCACCTTGGGCTCGCAGTTCCTCGACACGGCGATTGTGCTGACGGTCGCGTTCGCGGGGCAGCTCGCCGCCGGCGAAATCGTGGCGATCACTCTCTTCAACTACGGCTACAAGGTCCTCATCGCCGTCGCCATCACGCCGCTGATCTACGCCGCGCACTGGGCGATGGACCGCTACCTCGGCGACGAACTCGCCGAGACGATGATCGAACAGGCCGAGGCCGCATAGCGGGTGGGGGTGCGCCTTCGGCGCGGAATGGGCGGAGCGGGAGGAATGGGAAGATCCGGCCCGGAAGGCGAGGCGAAAACAGGCGAGAGGACGAACAGAGGGTATGGCTCGGACCGCCATATTCCACCTTCTATCCTCCCATCTCTCAGTCGCGGCGGAAGAACCACACGAGGCCGCCGACGCCGAGCGCGAGCGCGAGGCCCGTCAGCACCGGGGGCGTGGTCAGAATCTCGGTCCACGGGCTCTCCTGCCGCGCGGTCAGGTCGAACGAGCGCTGCTCGGAGATCGCGCCGTCTTCGCGGTGGATCACGATGCGGCTCGGGGCCTGGCGGCGGGCGAAGATTTCGGCGTGGTTGATGGCCTCCTTCTGGGTGGCGGCGACGCGCGACGCCTGCTCCGCGCCCTGCTTCTTGACGGCCCATTCGTCGCCGCTCGGGACGACGTGGTAGACGGTCTGTGCCATGGTGTTGATCGTTGGTCGGTGAAGTGGAGAAGTGGGTGCCGGTGGGGGTTCCATGATACACACGCAGGGCGAGACAAGGTTGCACGGGATTCGGCGAAACCTTCCGCGCGACTCGCTTCGGACCGGGCGCGGACGTGGCGTATACTCCCGGCACTACGTCTCGCCCCCGGACCGATGACTCGACACCTTCTCCTCCTCGCACTCTGCCTGCCGGTGGCAGCGCTCGCGCAGCCGCTCCGCGTGCTCAGCACCTCCCCCACGCCGCAGGCGCTGACGGCCGACGCGGACACGCCCATCGAGGTCACGTTCGACCAGGCGCTGGACGCGGCGACGGTCACCGCGGCCTCGTTCCGCGTCTTCGGGCGGTGGTCCGGGCCGGCAGTGGGGACGCTCGCGGTCGAGGGACCTACGGTGCGCTTCGTGCCGGACGCGCCGTTCTTTGCCGG
Protein-coding regions in this window:
- a CDS encoding DUF2188 domain-containing protein, translated to MAQTVYHVVPSGDEWAVKKQGAEQASRVAATQKEAINHAEIFARRQAPSRIVIHREDGAISEQRSFDLTARQESPWTEILTTPPVLTGLALALGVGGLVWFFRRD